Proteins encoded within one genomic window of Gloeobacter kilaueensis JS1:
- the tnpC gene encoding IS66 family transposase, producing MSALPPLPSRDELLQMPQPQAIDLLLEYITRLGGIVEQLQTRLATDSTTSSRPPSADLLTKPESPKPKPEGEPKVPKRKPGAQPGHQGKTRKGFGTPDRLEAVSLGECPQCGGRQWQTLSVEARQVACFAERPLEIVEFRRPTGCCTHCRSTHTPKWPSRLVGHFELDATLMAVLSWLGHYGHLSLDKQAEFVESLCGWRPAVGTLAAVKERTALAVAASVQAAWQHLATEAVVYVDETPWPVAGCKEWLWHFGSERLSLFHAGQTRSRLELRGRLGERFCGTLVSDDFSAYNGYQVQAQQKCLAHLRRHFKKLALHPAEPAGIGAVFIELIDEAFKRYRQWQQDGDSASWQSWGQQFRVRVEQAIRTWQPKAAYAGSKLLRSLQERAGQWWQFLSNPAVRPDNNLSERNLRLAVTRRKVSGGSRSQAGYAQTADLLSVIQSCRRQGRSAMEFFVRALQATYHGGFAQPSLIPETST from the coding sequence ATGAGTGCGTTACCACCCCTGCCCAGCCGTGACGAGTTATTGCAGATGCCCCAGCCGCAGGCGATTGACTTGTTGCTGGAGTACATTACCCGCCTGGGGGGCATCGTTGAACAGTTGCAAACCCGTCTGGCCACCGACAGCACCACCTCAAGCCGTCCCCCCTCCGCAGACCTCCTCACAAAGCCCGAATCACCCAAACCCAAGCCCGAAGGAGAACCCAAGGTTCCGAAAAGAAAACCGGGTGCTCAGCCCGGCCATCAGGGCAAAACCCGCAAAGGCTTCGGCACCCCAGACCGTTTGGAAGCGGTCTCGCTGGGGGAGTGTCCCCAGTGCGGCGGGAGGCAGTGGCAGACCCTGAGCGTCGAAGCGCGGCAGGTGGCCTGTTTTGCCGAGCGGCCTCTCGAAATCGTCGAGTTTCGCCGCCCGACTGGATGCTGTACGCACTGCCGGAGCACCCACACCCCAAAGTGGCCCAGCCGTCTGGTCGGTCACTTTGAGCTGGATGCCACGCTCATGGCGGTGCTGAGTTGGTTGGGCCACTACGGCCATCTCAGTCTGGACAAACAAGCCGAATTCGTCGAGAGCTTGTGCGGCTGGCGGCCTGCGGTGGGGACGCTGGCGGCAGTCAAGGAGCGCACGGCCCTGGCGGTCGCTGCCAGTGTGCAGGCGGCCTGGCAGCATCTGGCCACTGAGGCGGTGGTGTATGTGGATGAGACGCCCTGGCCGGTGGCTGGGTGTAAAGAGTGGTTGTGGCACTTTGGCAGCGAGCGGCTGAGTCTATTTCATGCCGGGCAGACGCGCTCGCGTTTGGAACTGCGTGGTCGGTTGGGCGAGCGCTTTTGTGGCACCCTCGTCAGTGATGACTTCAGTGCCTACAACGGCTATCAGGTGCAGGCGCAGCAAAAGTGTCTGGCCCATCTGCGGCGGCATTTCAAAAAACTCGCCCTCCATCCAGCCGAGCCAGCAGGCATCGGCGCGGTCTTCATTGAGCTGATTGACGAAGCGTTCAAGCGCTACCGGCAGTGGCAGCAGGACGGGGACAGCGCGAGTTGGCAAAGTTGGGGGCAGCAGTTTCGGGTGCGGGTGGAGCAGGCGATCCGCACCTGGCAACCGAAAGCAGCCTATGCAGGGAGCAAACTGCTGCGCTCGTTGCAGGAGCGCGCTGGGCAGTGGTGGCAGTTTTTGTCGAATCCGGCGGTGCGTCCGGACAACAATCTGTCGGAGCGGAACTTACGCTTGGCTGTGACCCGGCGCAAAGTGTCGGGAGGAAGCCGGTCGCAGGCAGGGTATGCCCAGACGGCGGACTTGTTGAGTGTGATCCAATCGTGTCGGCGGCAGGGCCGCTCGGCGATGGAGTTTTTCGTGCGAGCGTTGCAGGCAACCTATCATGGGGGTTTTGCTCAACCGTCACTGATCCCGGAAACCAGCACCTGA
- a CDS encoding argonaute/piwi family protein gives MLTSNLYPPFPGFGEHSPLPISLAFSQQRCKAVSEEDLIAATAGVQHNQAVTNVAELFIEAMEYIVQKSAVDVLICAPPKFLTDILDDLEDVEDEAEHISKLQGLVVFKQKLIFHDYLKAKAMRLRRPVQYIRQTTYDIDARKQRKKRRSGFKNKALQDDATCAWNIYLALYYKSGATPWRMPLNPYDYPTCYVGLAFYQSLDKSKLLTSTAQIFNERGYGHILRGAPAKLDKDDRQPHLAEEDAATLMERILHAYKQEHDTMPTRFVMHKSSKYTDCEFNGFKEVLKSNRVNFYDFLNLDDSYNRTRLYRNEYYPPLRGTMIELDEVSHVLYTFGSIDFYKEYPGMYVPKPLKFKCEFTQQTSTVLAQEILALTKMNWNSSRFENSRPITLKAAREVGAILKYLNGEEDIVEYFYRYYM, from the coding sequence ATGCTTACGTCCAATCTTTACCCTCCATTCCCCGGCTTTGGTGAACATAGTCCCCTACCTATCTCGCTAGCATTCTCACAACAGAGGTGCAAAGCAGTATCCGAAGAAGATTTGATCGCAGCTACGGCAGGAGTCCAGCACAACCAAGCAGTGACCAATGTCGCCGAATTGTTTATTGAAGCTATGGAATACATTGTTCAAAAAAGTGCGGTTGATGTCTTGATTTGTGCTCCACCCAAATTTCTAACTGATATCCTTGACGACCTAGAGGATGTTGAGGATGAGGCCGAGCACATATCCAAACTGCAAGGTCTGGTTGTGTTTAAGCAAAAGCTGATCTTCCATGACTACCTTAAAGCAAAAGCAATGCGTCTTCGAAGACCAGTTCAATATATAAGACAGACAACCTACGATATCGATGCCAGAAAGCAAAGAAAAAAGAGACGCTCCGGCTTTAAGAACAAAGCACTACAAGATGATGCAACATGCGCATGGAACATTTACCTGGCCCTGTATTATAAATCTGGGGCTACACCCTGGAGAATGCCCTTAAACCCTTACGATTATCCAACCTGCTATGTTGGTTTAGCATTTTATCAAAGTCTCGATAAATCAAAGCTTCTGACGAGTACTGCGCAAATTTTTAACGAAAGAGGTTATGGTCATATTTTACGAGGTGCTCCTGCCAAACTCGATAAAGATGATCGGCAGCCCCATTTGGCAGAAGAAGATGCAGCAACTTTAATGGAAAGAATATTGCATGCATACAAACAAGAACACGATACAATGCCAACGAGATTTGTTATGCACAAAAGCTCGAAGTATACCGATTGTGAATTCAACGGTTTTAAAGAAGTTCTCAAAAGTAATAGAGTAAATTTTTACGATTTTTTGAATTTGGACGATTCGTACAATAGAACAAGGCTTTACCGAAACGAGTATTACCCGCCACTTAGGGGAACAATGATTGAGCTAGACGAAGTTTCTCATGTTCTCTACACCTTTGGCTCGATCGACTTCTACAAAGAGTATCCAGGAATGTACGTACCTAAGCCTTTAAAGTTCAAATGCGAGTTCACGCAGCAGACTTCAACAGTTCTTGCTCAAGAAATTCTTGCGCTAACCAAAATGAATTGGAATTCTTCGCGTTTTGAGAATTCTCGGCCCATCACACTTAAAGCGGCTCGAGAAGTTGGCGCAATTCTTAAATACCTAAATGGTGAGGAAGACATTGTAGAATACTTTTACAGATACTATATGTAA